A portion of the Corynebacterium jeikeium genome contains these proteins:
- a CDS encoding iron chaperone: MAVQHMTDETIAEFFADHLSRVDADTQRAVALEVLEWVHEKYPELGVRIAWNQPMFTLDGTFIIGFSYAKKHMSIAPERDGIVKFSDEFDDRGLSYGKMMVRFPWPKDGKAESMPLDLLAKMIEFNIEDKRGMTKFWR, encoded by the coding sequence ATGGCTGTTCAGCATATGACCGACGAAACCATCGCCGAGTTCTTCGCCGACCACCTCTCGCGCGTAGATGCTGACACGCAGCGCGCGGTGGCTCTCGAGGTGTTGGAATGGGTTCATGAAAAGTACCCGGAACTCGGCGTTCGCATTGCCTGGAATCAGCCGATGTTCACGCTCGATGGCACTTTTATCATCGGTTTTTCCTACGCCAAGAAACACATGTCCATCGCCCCAGAGCGCGACGGCATTGTGAAGTTCTCCGACGAGTTCGATGACCGCGGCCTCTCCTATGGCAAAATGATGGTCCGTTTCCCCTGGCCAAAAGATGGCAAAGCCGAGTCCATGCCGCTGGACCTGCTGGCCAAGATGATTGAGTTCAACATCGAGGACAAGCGCGGGATGACCAAGTTTTGGCGGTAG
- a CDS encoding HNH endonuclease, translated as MKSEQVPEPYWAHENPEDELSALARATNRAQLELIEACCPAGDDDVENHAARISVRLGITRSEALRICDIGLLLEKMPQLAEYARESCALSMRQLGIIAHGVVGIEPDQIPDAEKKILALVTPRKRRQAMIGPRTLTTKIGDIAADLDDRARADGTIPTITDTESVTLVERPDSYSQIILTLRPDRAYFAMCAIETVFRANEEMTQADAFVELIHQRTNAEVVLNVFREPHSDDAWLDGAGWLGALVTEEWMQKVTHVRLSADSATNGYRPTPAQVARVHGRDGTCRFPGCEVPAYKCDIDHIAPYNQEDPEAGGPTDTQNLHCLCRKHHNLKTHKLWDITAYEDGSEVWSSADGITAATVPAGPLAGFGRQTFDKRATQKTKARHDHYMKWWLSFAAVPDLVFDDGED; from the coding sequence ATGAAGTCCGAACAAGTACCCGAACCATATTGGGCTCATGAAAATCCTGAAGATGAGCTCTCAGCACTCGCGCGGGCTACCAACCGCGCTCAACTTGAGTTAATTGAAGCCTGCTGCCCTGCAGGTGATGATGACGTTGAAAACCATGCCGCTCGCATCAGCGTTCGGTTGGGAATCACTCGCAGTGAGGCACTACGTATCTGTGACATTGGCCTGTTGCTGGAGAAAATGCCACAGTTGGCGGAATATGCCCGGGAAAGCTGCGCACTGTCCATGCGGCAACTCGGCATCATTGCACATGGCGTGGTCGGCATCGAGCCTGATCAAATACCCGATGCAGAGAAGAAGATTCTGGCATTGGTTACGCCACGGAAGCGTCGTCAAGCAATGATTGGTCCTCGCACTCTCACCACCAAAATTGGTGATATTGCTGCGGACTTGGATGACCGTGCTCGCGCCGACGGCACAATTCCCACCATCACCGACACGGAATCGGTGACTCTCGTGGAACGTCCCGACAGCTACTCCCAAATCATTCTCACCCTGCGGCCGGACCGCGCCTATTTTGCCATGTGCGCAATTGAAACGGTCTTCCGCGCGAATGAGGAAATGACGCAGGCGGATGCATTTGTGGAACTCATCCACCAGCGCACCAATGCGGAAGTTGTGCTCAATGTTTTCCGCGAGCCCCACAGTGATGATGCCTGGCTGGACGGTGCCGGCTGGCTAGGCGCGCTGGTCACGGAGGAGTGGATGCAAAAAGTGACGCATGTCCGCCTCTCAGCAGACAGCGCCACCAATGGTTACCGTCCAACTCCAGCGCAGGTCGCCCGCGTCCACGGTCGCGATGGAACATGTCGCTTCCCCGGCTGCGAAGTCCCAGCGTACAAGTGCGATATTGACCATATCGCGCCGTACAACCAGGAAGACCCCGAAGCCGGTGGCCCCACCGACACACAGAATCTGCACTGCCTATGCAGGAAGCACCACAACCTGAAAACCCACAAGCTCTGGGATATCACCGCTTATGAGGACGGCTCAGAGGTGTGGTCCTCTGCCGACGGTATTACCGCGGCGACCGTCCCGGCCGGACCATTAGCCGGGTTCGGGCGACAGACATTTGACAAACGCGCTACCCAGAAGACGAAAGCACGCCATGACCACTACATGAAGTGGTGGCTGTCATTCGCGGCTGTGCCAGATCTGGTCTTTGATGATGGGGAGGATTAA
- a CDS encoding DUF2183 domain-containing protein, which produces MSVADVVRKTERRINALAAKRSKNAGWEPEIIGFTGYGNAERVRVFGRVLLKDPAKKRDEERNKKRGFWQFFTVELADFPVTITAGNRTVETTTDSNGYIEVLIRNHGLEPGWHEITINDTPAEVLILSPETKYGIVSDIDDTVLVTMLPRALIAAYNSWVKETDERKAVAGFGEFYAQLRRRYASKTDEDTDVPVIYLSTGAWNTFSTLKRFLHRNNLPKGPLLLTDWGPTPTGLFRSGKEHKKVRLRDLFIDFPEINWILVGDDGQYDPLIYGTAAAEHPDKVAAIAIRNLTPSEHVLSHGTAVPIEKLENKEVPFIEGADGFELLKQIDQLPQP; this is translated from the coding sequence ATGTCCGTGGCAGATGTCGTCCGCAAGACCGAGAGAAGGATCAACGCGCTGGCCGCCAAGCGTTCCAAAAACGCTGGTTGGGAACCGGAAATTATCGGTTTCACCGGGTACGGAAATGCAGAGCGCGTGCGCGTATTCGGCCGTGTCCTCCTGAAGGATCCGGCCAAAAAACGAGACGAAGAACGAAACAAAAAACGCGGTTTTTGGCAGTTCTTTACCGTCGAACTCGCGGACTTTCCTGTCACCATCACTGCTGGCAATCGCACGGTGGAAACCACCACGGATAGCAACGGCTATATCGAGGTACTAATCAGGAATCACGGCCTCGAACCCGGCTGGCACGAAATTACCATCAACGACACTCCTGCAGAGGTCCTCATCCTCTCCCCGGAGACCAAATATGGCATCGTCTCCGATATTGATGACACCGTGTTGGTCACCATGCTGCCGCGCGCCCTCATCGCCGCCTACAACTCCTGGGTCAAGGAGACAGATGAGCGCAAGGCCGTCGCTGGCTTCGGCGAGTTCTATGCGCAACTTCGCCGTCGTTACGCGAGCAAAACGGACGAGGACACGGACGTCCCCGTCATCTACCTTTCCACCGGAGCGTGGAACACCTTCAGCACACTAAAAAGATTCCTACACCGCAACAACCTGCCGAAGGGCCCACTGCTGCTCACCGACTGGGGGCCAACGCCCACCGGCCTGTTCCGCTCGGGCAAGGAACACAAGAAGGTGCGACTTCGCGACCTGTTTATTGACTTCCCCGAAATCAACTGGATCCTCGTCGGCGATGATGGCCAGTACGACCCGCTCATCTACGGCACGGCCGCGGCGGAGCATCCGGACAAGGTCGCGGCCATCGCAATCCGCAACCTCACTCCCAGCGAGCACGTGCTCTCTCACGGCACGGCAGTGCCAATTGAAAAGCTGGAGAACAAGGAGGTCCCGTTCATCGAGGGCGCAGACGGCTTTGAACTGCTCAAACAGATCGACCAACTGCCGCAACCATGA
- a CDS encoding ATPase translates to MIYLRHARIHDDAELPAYVVKLALPFPMAFTTPITILTGENGKGKSTVLEALASAMGVDTDGGSRYKTQERTSPVPLALTRRNPPDTFFFRGDAHLNLARYYESLGQLPGGREMADLTQMSHGQSIMTLAERRFSPESLIFLDEPEAGLSVLRQLELLGRLGALAEAGAQIIMATHSPILLAAPEATIISLDDADTTHFEDTLAVRATRDFLADPVGIADYMVERFTSDS, encoded by the coding sequence ATGATCTACCTCCGCCATGCCCGTATTCACGATGATGCCGAGCTCCCGGCGTACGTCGTAAAGCTCGCCCTGCCCTTCCCCATGGCCTTCACCACGCCGATTACCATTCTGACCGGCGAAAACGGCAAGGGAAAGTCGACGGTGCTGGAGGCGTTGGCGTCGGCGATGGGTGTCGATACGGACGGCGGCTCGCGGTACAAGACGCAAGAGCGCACCTCCCCGGTCCCACTGGCGCTGACCAGGCGCAATCCCCCGGACACGTTCTTCTTTCGCGGCGACGCGCACCTGAACCTCGCGCGCTATTACGAGTCGCTTGGGCAGCTACCAGGTGGCAGAGAAATGGCAGACCTCACCCAGATGAGCCACGGCCAATCCATCATGACGCTGGCCGAACGCCGCTTCAGTCCCGAATCACTGATTTTCCTTGACGAACCCGAAGCCGGCCTGTCGGTACTGCGCCAGCTGGAACTCCTCGGCCGCCTCGGCGCGCTCGCGGAAGCCGGCGCACAAATCATCATGGCGACGCATTCCCCCATCCTGCTCGCCGCACCGGAAGCAACAATCATTTCGCTTGACGACGCCGACACCACCCACTTCGAAGACACCCTCGCGGTACGGGCGACCAGGGATTTCCTAGCCGATCCGGTCGGCATCGCGGACTACATGGTGGAGCGTTTTACTTCGGATTCTTAA
- a CDS encoding aminotransferase class I/II-fold pyridoxal phosphate-dependent enzyme: MNIHSSAIVSKRAVLSCPIHFSHHLDNVLYDLRGPIQDKADELQRQGVKVIPLNVGNPAPFGFRPSAEVLSAMHRGLEETSGYSNSLGLSDTRQTVVDYYSQNEDFPALDSNHVLVGNGVSELVNLCLQALINDGDEILIPSPDYPLWTASTTLAGGVPVHYSCLEENNWQPDVDAIRESITAKTRAIVIINPNNPTGAIYSPETLSQIAQLAREHNLVLLSDEIYDRIVYPGASFTPTACLAQDVPCLTFSGLSKTHRLAGLRAGWVTATGFREQDTLFKGIRLLASMRMCASIPAQHAIAAVLGKEHSIDNLVRPGGRLFEQKVAATTALSKIPGISFIEPQGALYIFIRLDGNIYEIDKDEDFVLSFLEAEHIHIVQGSAFNVKGGTYVRITFLPEVETIEHFAARFAAHLEKYAKR; encoded by the coding sequence ATGAATATACATAGTAGCGCTATCGTATCGAAGCGCGCAGTGCTATCCTGCCCAATCCATTTTTCGCATCACCTCGACAATGTTCTCTATGACCTGCGCGGACCAATTCAGGACAAGGCCGACGAGCTACAGCGCCAGGGCGTAAAGGTCATTCCCCTCAATGTCGGAAATCCTGCCCCATTCGGCTTCCGGCCATCTGCAGAGGTACTTTCCGCTATGCACCGTGGCCTCGAGGAAACTTCTGGATACTCAAATTCCCTCGGCCTGAGCGACACCCGTCAGACTGTCGTGGACTACTACTCGCAGAATGAGGACTTCCCCGCCCTCGATAGCAATCACGTTCTTGTCGGAAATGGTGTCTCGGAGCTGGTAAACCTATGTCTACAAGCTCTCATCAACGACGGTGATGAGATCCTCATCCCCTCACCCGACTATCCACTCTGGACCGCATCCACCACCCTCGCCGGCGGAGTCCCCGTGCACTATTCCTGCCTAGAAGAAAATAATTGGCAGCCAGACGTCGATGCCATACGCGAGTCCATCACAGCCAAAACTCGGGCGATTGTCATCATCAATCCAAACAATCCCACAGGCGCCATCTACTCACCGGAGACTCTCTCCCAGATTGCCCAGCTCGCACGTGAGCACAATCTAGTGCTGCTTTCCGACGAAATCTACGACCGCATTGTGTACCCTGGAGCCTCGTTCACTCCAACAGCTTGCCTAGCGCAGGATGTCCCCTGCTTAACGTTCTCCGGCCTTTCCAAGACGCATCGCTTGGCCGGATTGAGAGCTGGATGGGTGACTGCAACTGGATTTCGCGAACAGGACACCCTGTTTAAAGGAATTCGACTACTGGCCTCAATGCGGATGTGCGCCTCAATTCCAGCCCAGCACGCGATTGCTGCCGTGCTGGGCAAAGAACACAGCATCGACAATTTAGTACGACCCGGTGGCCGCCTCTTCGAACAAAAAGTTGCTGCCACTACAGCACTCAGCAAGATTCCCGGAATCTCGTTCATCGAGCCGCAAGGGGCGCTGTACATTTTCATTCGACTAGACGGCAATATTTACGAAATTGATAAGGATGAGGACTTCGTTCTCTCGTTTCTGGAAGCAGAACACATTCACATCGTCCAAGGCAGCGCTTTCAATGTGAAAGGCGGGACATATGTCCGGATTACTTTTCTTCCTGAGGTCGAGACAATTGAACATTTCGCCGCTCGCTTCGCAGCTCACCTGGAGAAGTACGCTAAGCGCTAG
- a CDS encoding PLP-dependent aminotransferase family protein, translating to MVNSSTSMLVGELETWIAQHKAGEKLPSSREITRSYSVSPVTVRNAIHELATRGLVEVRVGVGVFVRHRQQLPRADFSWQVGALGPQPNTGRVLAATQRASTDEAISLHSGYPDESLLPTNLVRRALTRVSKSYDAYRRAPVRGMAELRQWFASQLVRANERDVVIVPGTQSGLGAIFRAISPKELIIESPSYWGAILAARQAGISLLPVESDDEGPIPESLERLLRTSSARAFYGQPTFGNPHGKRWSTARRKTIIEIIRAFNAFLIEDDWAHDFAFDAPDVPIAADDAEGHVIYLRSLTKVISPAVRVGAVIAKGPVLQRILAEVSAEALYTSGILQAVALDVVKQSAYATHLKNMQVALRQRRNDLLEALSRYAPSVETPHVPQGGLNLWCRLPDGTDPQEVAERCEGRGLIVAPGRDWFPSEEIGPYLRLNFAGPHPERFVDAAMILDSVVSG from the coding sequence ATGGTTAACAGTAGCACGTCTATGTTGGTCGGCGAGCTGGAAACGTGGATTGCGCAACACAAAGCCGGAGAAAAGCTGCCATCCAGCCGTGAAATCACACGGTCGTATTCGGTTAGCCCGGTGACAGTGCGAAACGCTATCCACGAACTGGCTACCCGCGGACTGGTAGAAGTGCGAGTCGGCGTGGGGGTATTCGTCAGGCATCGCCAACAACTCCCACGGGCGGACTTTAGCTGGCAAGTCGGAGCGCTGGGACCTCAGCCCAATACCGGAAGGGTTCTGGCCGCCACCCAGAGAGCTTCCACTGATGAGGCAATCAGTCTGCATTCCGGTTATCCGGATGAATCTCTGCTGCCAACGAACTTGGTACGAAGAGCGCTTACCAGAGTCAGTAAATCGTACGATGCCTATCGACGAGCACCGGTGCGGGGGATGGCAGAACTGCGGCAGTGGTTTGCTTCGCAACTGGTACGGGCAAATGAGCGCGATGTGGTTATTGTTCCGGGCACACAGAGCGGGCTCGGTGCCATTTTTCGTGCCATTTCACCGAAGGAACTCATCATTGAGTCGCCTTCATATTGGGGTGCAATCCTGGCTGCTCGGCAGGCTGGGATTTCTCTACTACCAGTGGAAAGTGATGATGAGGGGCCAATCCCCGAGAGTTTGGAGAGGCTGCTACGAACGAGTTCTGCACGAGCTTTTTATGGTCAACCCACGTTCGGTAACCCTCATGGGAAACGGTGGTCGACAGCTCGTCGTAAAACAATTATTGAAATCATAAGAGCGTTCAACGCTTTCCTCATTGAGGACGATTGGGCACATGATTTCGCATTCGACGCACCTGATGTTCCGATAGCGGCGGATGATGCCGAAGGGCATGTCATCTATCTGCGATCGCTGACAAAGGTGATTTCGCCTGCAGTTCGGGTAGGGGCAGTAATTGCCAAGGGGCCGGTTCTTCAGCGGATACTCGCAGAAGTTTCAGCCGAAGCGTTGTACACCAGTGGAATTTTGCAGGCCGTGGCGCTGGACGTCGTCAAGCAAAGTGCGTACGCGACGCACCTCAAAAATATGCAGGTCGCACTGCGACAGCGACGAAATGATTTGCTTGAAGCTTTATCCAGATATGCGCCGTCGGTGGAAACTCCACACGTGCCTCAAGGAGGACTCAACTTGTGGTGCAGGCTTCCCGATGGCACAGACCCCCAAGAGGTTGCCGAACGTTGCGAAGGACGGGGACTGATAGTTGCGCCAGGACGGGACTGGTTTCCCTCCGAGGAAATCGGCCCGTATTTACGCCTGAACTTCGCGGGTCCCCATCCCGAGAGATTTGTTGATGCTGCGATGATTCTGGACAGCGTGGTTTCGGGCTAG
- a CDS encoding DUF2662 domain-containing protein: MDFLGRIRKLDSSLQRGLDNSFARVFGGKVVPNELEECLKQEIEDFLMQDANGQYLAPNDFRIGISAADYKNLSASEPNLPNQLADRMTRYCRNNGWGFTGSISVHLQAVESLHTGQLKTASTFTEDTVGTSEFAPFEDSADDANTDAAPSQSDDEPQAAETSAAYHPQPEAEQFPTASRPIPAVDPEAATELSSATVGEDQSQEKTVTLLLQDGSSRVFEVRHGSNIIGRGTASDFRLPDTGVSRQHAEITWDGQDAVLVDLHSTNGTIVNGEPIENWLLADGDEISLGHSVLEVQIR; this comes from the coding sequence ATGGATTTCCTAGGACGCATCCGCAAGCTCGATAGCTCGCTTCAGCGCGGGCTCGATAACAGCTTTGCGCGCGTGTTCGGCGGCAAGGTTGTCCCGAATGAGTTAGAAGAATGCCTGAAGCAGGAAATTGAAGACTTCCTGATGCAGGACGCCAACGGTCAGTACTTGGCACCCAATGATTTCCGCATTGGCATCAGCGCTGCCGACTACAAGAACCTTTCTGCGTCCGAGCCCAACCTGCCGAATCAGTTGGCTGACCGCATGACACGCTACTGCCGTAACAACGGCTGGGGCTTCACCGGTTCCATTAGCGTCCACCTGCAGGCAGTGGAGTCTCTCCACACCGGCCAGTTGAAGACGGCCAGCACTTTCACCGAGGACACCGTGGGCACCTCGGAGTTCGCCCCATTCGAGGACAGTGCCGATGATGCCAACACTGACGCAGCCCCGTCGCAAAGCGATGATGAACCCCAAGCTGCAGAGACCTCTGCCGCCTACCACCCGCAGCCTGAAGCTGAGCAGTTCCCCACCGCTTCCCGCCCCATCCCCGCGGTCGACCCAGAGGCTGCAACTGAGCTGAGCAGCGCGACCGTGGGCGAAGACCAGTCCCAGGAAAAGACCGTCACCCTGCTGTTGCAGGACGGCTCCTCGCGCGTATTTGAGGTGCGCCATGGTTCGAACATCATCGGCCGCGGCACCGCTTCCGACTTCCGTCTCCCGGATACTGGTGTTTCCCGCCAGCATGCCGAGATCACGTGGGACGGCCAGGACGCTGTGCTCGTCGATTTGCATTCGACCAACGGCACCATTGTCAATGGCGAACCCATTGAGAACTGGCTGCTGGCTGACGGCGACGAAATCTCGCTGGGGCATTCTGTTCTCGAAGTTCAGATCCGCTAG
- a CDS encoding N-acetyltransferase encodes MIIRQATREDAAAIAEIYNEAVINTVAIWNDDTVSAENRIAWLEAHWDKGYPVFVATLDDEVAGYATFSDFRDFDGFQYTVENSIYVHPNFQGRGIGGALLSATIDAAREAGKHVLAAAIEGSNEGSIALHKKYGFQRVGLLPQVGTKNGRWLDMLLMQVMLTDGQPPARPRA; translated from the coding sequence ATGATCATCCGACAGGCAACGCGGGAGGACGCCGCAGCAATCGCGGAGATCTACAACGAGGCCGTGATCAACACCGTCGCCATCTGGAACGATGACACCGTCAGCGCGGAGAATCGCATCGCATGGCTGGAGGCGCACTGGGACAAGGGCTACCCGGTTTTCGTCGCCACGCTTGACGACGAAGTCGCTGGATATGCCACCTTTAGCGATTTCCGTGACTTCGACGGGTTTCAGTACACGGTGGAAAACTCCATCTACGTGCATCCGAACTTTCAAGGCAGGGGAATTGGAGGCGCACTGTTAAGCGCGACCATCGATGCTGCTCGCGAGGCGGGAAAGCACGTCTTGGCTGCGGCGATAGAAGGCAGTAACGAGGGGTCGATTGCGCTGCACAAAAAGTATGGCTTTCAGCGTGTTGGGCTACTGCCGCAGGTGGGGACGAAGAACGGGCGATGGTTGGACATGCTGTTGATGCAGGTCATGCTGACAGACGGGCAGCCACCCGCTCGGCCGCGCGCTTAG
- a CDS encoding resuscitation-promoting factor, translating into MRFSGKFIASAAVAAGMIAAPTAAANAASVSAWDQVAACESGGNWQTNTGNGYYGGLQFSQQTWSGHGGDQYAPTADQATKEQQIEIGERVLASQGAGAWPNCGGPLG; encoded by the coding sequence ATGCGTTTTTCCGGTAAGTTCATCGCATCCGCCGCTGTGGCAGCAGGCATGATTGCTGCCCCGACCGCGGCCGCTAACGCTGCATCAGTTAGCGCCTGGGATCAGGTTGCGGCTTGTGAGTCCGGCGGAAATTGGCAGACCAATACCGGTAACGGCTACTACGGCGGACTGCAGTTCTCGCAGCAGACCTGGAGCGGCCACGGCGGTGACCAGTACGCACCGACGGCTGACCAGGCCACTAAGGAGCAGCAGATTGAGATTGGCGAGCGCGTGCTTGCCTCCCAGGGTGCTGGCGCATGGCCGAACTGCGGTGGTCCGCTGGGTTAA
- a CDS encoding DHA2 family efflux MFS transporter permease subunit, which produces MATDLNTQFDPKKAWPALWTVLLGFFMILVDATIVTVGINTIQHELGGELNQVMWVTSGYLLAYAVPLLITGRLGDLWGVKHTYVAGLVIFVLASLACGLAPSLSMLIIARVVQGLGAALLTPQTMALITQMFPPAHRGAAMGLWGAAAGIASLTGPLAGGVLIELLSWRWIFLINVPIGLIGLVFAFRYLPTFETHRNKIDYLGVVLSAIGMFLLVFGIQEGESADWSGWIWALIAGGVVVLGLFTAWEAKTTAEPLMPLSLFKDRNFTISSLAIAVTGALVVAVGFPIILFAQNARDLSTIQASLLLVPQALISGVMAPWTGRMLDRLKFREFALIGFGSSLVGMLGFHYLIHEDLSVLWLLLPGAAFGVANAFIWGTLSTAATRNIDPSLAGAASGVYNTIRQIGSVLGSALIATVMAAALSSNRGDFTTAMSDAMWLPVALSALGVVAALGLKNPK; this is translated from the coding sequence GTGGCTACAGATTTGAATACTCAGTTTGATCCCAAAAAGGCGTGGCCAGCGCTGTGGACCGTATTGCTCGGCTTCTTCATGATTCTGGTCGACGCCACCATTGTCACCGTTGGTATCAACACCATCCAGCATGAACTGGGCGGTGAGCTCAACCAGGTCATGTGGGTGACCAGTGGTTATCTGCTGGCCTATGCCGTGCCGTTGCTCATTACTGGCAGGCTCGGTGACCTCTGGGGAGTCAAGCACACCTATGTAGCGGGCCTGGTTATCTTCGTGTTGGCGTCGCTGGCGTGTGGGTTGGCGCCGTCGTTAAGCATGCTGATCATTGCCCGCGTGGTGCAGGGACTGGGGGCCGCGCTGCTGACGCCGCAGACGATGGCGCTGATTACGCAGATGTTTCCGCCGGCGCATCGCGGTGCGGCGATGGGCCTGTGGGGTGCGGCGGCCGGAATTGCCTCGCTGACGGGGCCGCTGGCCGGTGGCGTGTTGATTGAGCTGCTGAGTTGGCGCTGGATTTTCCTCATTAATGTGCCGATTGGGCTGATCGGGCTCGTTTTTGCGTTCCGCTATCTGCCGACCTTTGAGACGCACCGCAACAAGATTGATTATCTCGGTGTTGTACTCAGCGCGATTGGTATGTTCCTGCTGGTCTTCGGCATTCAGGAGGGGGAGAGTGCCGACTGGTCCGGTTGGATCTGGGCACTGATTGCCGGTGGCGTGGTGGTTCTTGGACTATTCACCGCGTGGGAGGCCAAGACCACGGCCGAACCGTTGATGCCACTGTCCCTTTTTAAGGATCGCAACTTCACCATCTCCTCGCTGGCGATTGCTGTGACGGGGGCGCTGGTGGTCGCGGTCGGTTTCCCGATTATCCTCTTCGCCCAGAATGCTCGCGACCTATCGACCATCCAGGCCTCACTGCTGCTCGTGCCGCAGGCGCTCATCTCTGGTGTCATGGCACCGTGGACTGGGCGAATGCTGGACCGGCTGAAGTTCCGCGAGTTCGCGCTGATTGGTTTTGGGTCCTCGCTGGTGGGCATGCTCGGGTTCCACTACCTCATCCACGAGGACCTCTCCGTGCTGTGGCTGCTGCTGCCGGGCGCCGCATTCGGTGTGGCAAACGCGTTTATTTGGGGCACGCTGTCGACGGCTGCCACCCGCAACATCGACCCGTCCCTCGCCGGTGCCGCCTCCGGTGTGTACAACACCATCCGCCAGATTGGCAGTGTGCTGGGCAGCGCGCTGATTGCTACCGTCATGGCCGCAGCTCTCAGCAGCAACCGTGGCGACTTCACCACCGCCATGAGTGACGCGATGTGGTTGCCGGTGGCACTGTCGGCCCTGGGTGTCGTGGCGGCGCTGGGGCTTAAGAATCCGAAGTAA
- a CDS encoding NAD(P)/FAD-dependent oxidoreductase encodes MLEDVIIVGGGQAALATAYYLHKRGIDPLILDNQPAPGGSWRNVWPSLTLFSTPDFSNLPGIQMPDYDGFPPASHVIDYLSSYEKRYELRVQRPVTVTHVSHDGTFQLTSDAGDFESRQLIAATGNRPFVPHYPGTTAAKQWHSANYPGPEPFESSRVAVVGAANSGAQIASELVLSNIDTTWFTRHEPRWMPNDVDGRVLFKRYRQGATDSIGDIVVLPPVRKARDSGALTWTPMFSSLDDVHADHLIWCTGFRPALGPFRSIDSDLIEFVGYGDWVGPGAATIMGVGPFAKRAAERVAARLSA; translated from the coding sequence ATGCTTGAGGATGTCATCATCGTCGGTGGCGGCCAAGCTGCCCTCGCTACCGCCTATTACTTGCACAAACGCGGCATTGATCCGCTCATTCTGGACAATCAGCCCGCTCCCGGCGGCTCCTGGCGCAATGTCTGGCCCTCACTGACGCTCTTTTCCACCCCGGACTTTTCCAACCTTCCGGGCATCCAGATGCCCGATTATGACGGTTTCCCGCCCGCTTCCCACGTGATTGACTACCTCAGCTCCTACGAAAAGCGCTACGAACTGCGCGTCCAGCGCCCGGTCACCGTCACGCACGTCTCCCATGACGGCACCTTCCAGCTCACCAGCGATGCCGGCGACTTCGAATCCCGACAGCTCATCGCCGCCACCGGCAACCGGCCCTTCGTCCCGCACTACCCCGGCACGACCGCCGCAAAACAGTGGCATTCGGCCAACTACCCAGGTCCCGAGCCATTCGAAAGCTCCCGCGTTGCCGTTGTCGGCGCGGCGAACTCCGGCGCACAAATTGCCTCTGAACTGGTACTTTCCAACATCGACACCACCTGGTTCACCCGCCACGAACCACGCTGGATGCCCAACGACGTCGACGGCCGCGTCCTGTTCAAACGCTACCGCCAGGGCGCCACCGACAGCATCGGCGACATCGTCGTCCTACCGCCCGTCCGCAAAGCCCGCGACTCCGGCGCACTCACCTGGACGCCCATGTTCTCCTCGCTTGACGACGTCCACGCGGACCACCTCATCTGGTGCACCGGTTTCCGCCCAGCGCTCGGCCCTTTCCGCAGCATCGACTCTGACCTCATCGAGTTCGTCGGCTACGGCGACTGGGTTGGCCCCGGTGCCGCCACGATTATGGGCGTTGGCCCCTTCGCTAAGCGCGCGGCCGAGCGGGTGGCTGCCCGTCTGTCAGCATGA